Proteins encoded together in one Pseudomonadota bacterium window:
- a CDS encoding L-threonylcarbamoyladenylate synthase encodes MGDENSAEKPEILAYSDSAIDRVVATLRAGEPVALPTETVYGLAANAASTDAVAAIYRAKGRPDFNPLIVHVPNSNAARCITRFNAIAEELAKAFWPGPLTMVLPLSHVGHDSVTPAVTAGLNTIALRCPAHRAMQNVLQHSGLLLAAPSANRSGAISPTSAAHVATSLGSRIGLILDDGPCSSGVESTIISVCDAGWRILRPGPITMAAIATLLNSDPLSDSTDKAITAPGQLASHYAPQKPLRLNVIEATQEEWLIGFGEVAGDESLSPSGDLAEAASRLYAALHRADSGSGKAIAVAPVPETGIGVAINDRLRRAAA; translated from the coding sequence ATGGGTGATGAAAATAGTGCAGAAAAGCCGGAAATCCTAGCCTATTCCGACAGCGCAATTGACCGCGTGGTTGCCACCCTGCGCGCCGGCGAGCCGGTCGCGCTGCCGACCGAAACCGTCTATGGTCTGGCTGCCAATGCCGCATCCACCGATGCCGTAGCGGCGATCTACCGCGCCAAGGGTAGACCCGATTTCAATCCGCTGATTGTGCATGTGCCCAACAGCAATGCCGCGCGCTGCATTACCCGATTCAATGCCATTGCCGAAGAGCTGGCAAAGGCCTTCTGGCCCGGCCCGCTGACCATGGTGCTGCCGCTGAGCCACGTCGGGCATGATTCGGTGACGCCAGCGGTAACCGCCGGGCTCAACACCATTGCACTGCGCTGTCCGGCGCACCGGGCGATGCAAAACGTGCTGCAGCATTCAGGCCTGTTGCTCGCCGCGCCCTCGGCCAATCGCAGCGGCGCAATCAGCCCGACCAGCGCCGCCCATGTCGCGACCAGCCTTGGCAGCCGGATCGGGCTAATCCTCGATGACGGGCCGTGCAGCAGCGGGGTGGAGTCGACCATCATTTCGGTCTGCGATGCCGGATGGCGCATCCTGCGACCGGGGCCGATCACCATGGCGGCAATTGCCACGCTGCTCAACAGCGACCCGCTGTCCGATAGCACCGACAAGGCAATTACCGCGCCGGGCCAGCTGGCGAGCCATTATGCGCCGCAAAAACCGCTGCGGCTCAATGTGATTGAAGCGACGCAGGAGGAATGGCTGATCGGTTTTGGAGAGGTTGCGGGTGACGAAAGCCTTTCGCCGAGCGGCGATCTGGCCGAGGCGGCATCCCGGCTCTATGCGGCGCTACACCGCGCCGATAGCGGCAGCGGCAAGGCCATAGCAGTGGCTCCGGTGCCCGAAACCGGCATTGGTGTCGCGATTAACGACCGGCTGCGCCGCGCCGCAGCCTGA
- a CDS encoding TIGR00730 family Rossman fold protein produces the protein MKSLAVYCGSATPSDPVYIETAKQVGQVLAQRGITVVYGGGRLGLMGAVADSALAAGGKVIGVIPEALCEAEVAHRGCSELHVVPGMHERKKLFTDMSDGFINLPGGVGTMDELWEAISWAQLGYHQKPVGLLNVAGYYDHLIAFNRHMGEVGFVRPQHRDILQIDATIDGLVDKMAHYRPIQTIFSMQAKDL, from the coding sequence GTGAAATCCCTCGCCGTCTATTGTGGCTCGGCCACGCCTTCCGATCCGGTCTATATCGAAACCGCCAAACAAGTGGGCCAGGTGCTAGCTCAGCGCGGCATCACCGTGGTTTATGGCGGCGGGCGGCTCGGCCTGATGGGAGCAGTCGCCGACAGCGCGCTGGCCGCCGGCGGCAAGGTCATCGGCGTGATCCCCGAAGCGTTGTGCGAGGCGGAAGTCGCGCATCGCGGTTGCAGCGAACTGCATGTCGTACCCGGCATGCATGAGCGCAAAAAGCTGTTCACCGACATGTCCGACGGTTTTATCAACCTGCCCGGCGGTGTTGGCACCATGGATGAGCTGTGGGAAGCGATCAGCTGGGCCCAGCTCGGCTATCATCAAAAGCCGGTCGGTCTGCTCAATGTCGCCGGCTATTATGACCATCTGATTGCCTTTAACCGCCATATGGGTGAGGTCGGCTTTGTCCGGCCGCAACATCGTGATATTCTCCAGATCGATGCGACAATTGACGGCCTGGTCGACAAGATGGCGCATTATCGCCCGATCCAGACGATCTTTTCGATGCAGGCCAAGGATTTGTAG
- a CDS encoding phytoene/squalene synthase family protein translates to MHAPRSSHDRAALVAYAADAIGRGSRSFAIASRLFDQATRERAWLLYAWCRKCDDLADGQDMGHGMQTVEDARERLNYIRDLTAMAFRGEPTGEPAFDCLSVVAAECQIPQYYAEDVIEGFALDVAEWRPRSEADLHQYCYHVAGAVGCMMAIVMGVDPEEESTLDRACDLGLAFQLANIARDIEEDDSVGRCYLPVEWLVEMDIPPGQHMKPPFRSALARLARRLADQSERYEASARIGARKLPYRARWAVLAAAGIYGDIAREVRQRGETAWDHRTITTTAAKLGWIVRSMWRATRPARRNAAALGREGLWTRPCRLAQSH, encoded by the coding sequence ATGCATGCACCGCGATCCAGCCATGACCGTGCGGCGCTGGTCGCCTATGCCGCCGATGCCATTGGCCGCGGTTCGCGCTCCTTTGCCATTGCCAGCCGGCTGTTCGACCAGGCCACGCGCGAGCGGGCCTGGCTGCTCTATGCCTGGTGCCGCAAATGCGACGATCTCGCCGATGGCCAGGATATGGGCCATGGCATGCAGACGGTCGAGGATGCGCGCGAGCGGCTCAACTATATCCGCGATCTCACCGCCATGGCGTTTCGCGGCGAGCCGACCGGCGAACCAGCGTTCGACTGCCTGTCGGTGGTCGCTGCCGAATGCCAGATACCGCAATACTATGCCGAGGATGTGATCGAGGGTTTTGCGCTCGATGTTGCCGAATGGCGACCGCGCAGCGAGGCCGATCTGCACCAATATTGCTATCATGTCGCCGGCGCGGTGGGTTGCATGATGGCGATTGTCATGGGGGTCGATCCTGAGGAGGAATCGACGCTCGACCGCGCCTGTGACCTGGGGCTTGCTTTCCAGCTTGCCAATATCGCGCGTGATATCGAAGAGGATGACAGTGTCGGACGTTGCTATCTGCCGGTTGAATGGCTGGTCGAGATGGATATTCCGCCGGGCCAGCATATGAAGCCGCCTTTCCGCTCGGCACTGGCGCGCTTGGCGCGGCGGTTGGCCGACCAGTCGGAGCGTTATGAGGCATCGGCGCGCATCGGCGCGCGCAAGCTGCCCTATCGGGCACGCTGGGCGGTGCTTGCCGCTGCCGGCATCTATGGTGATATTGCCCGCGAGGTGCGCCAGCGCGGCGAGACCGCATGGGACCATCGCACCATCACCACCACAGCCGCCAAGCTGGGTTGGATTGTGCGCAGCATGTGGCGTGCGACCCGCCCGGCGCGGCGCAATGCTGCGGCGCTGGGTCGCGAGGGGCTATGGACCAGGCCGTGCCGACTGGCCCAATCGCACTAG
- a CDS encoding phytoene desaturase → MATAAVIGAGFGGLALAIRLQSAGIQTTVFEGRDKPGGRAYHWKKDGFVFDAGPTVITDPPCLKQLWELTGHDISEDVDLVPVMPFYRLNWPDGSNFDYSNDDEQLRAEIAKLNPDDVAGYERFLKYSEGVHDEGYLKLGTKAFLDFTSMIKAAPGLMKFQAWRSVYSIVSSYVKSEKLREALSFHTLLVGGHPMQTSAIYTLIHKLEKAGGVWFAKGGTNQLIAGMVRHFERIGGTMHLSTPIQQITINGDRATGVVTAAYGEQIFDAVATNADIMHSYRDLLSNNPRGKKAARALSRKKFSPSLFVLHFGLKGTWPGIPHHMILFGPRYKGLLDDIYTNGVLPEDFSLYLHHPTVTDPDMAPEGHSTFYALAPVAHQGKLPIDWETEGPKLADRILDEIGRRLIPDIHERVVTKFHYTPADFGRDLNAHLGSAFSLEPVLTQSAFFRTHNRDDVINNLYFVGAGTHPGAGIPGVVGSAKATADLMIADMA, encoded by the coding sequence ATGGCAACAGCAGCGGTAATCGGCGCAGGCTTTGGCGGTCTGGCGCTGGCGATACGGTTACAGTCGGCGGGTATCCAGACCACCGTCTTCGAGGGCCGCGACAAGCCCGGCGGCCGCGCTTATCACTGGAAGAAAGACGGCTTTGTTTTTGACGCCGGGCCGACGGTGATTACCGATCCGCCATGCCTCAAACAGCTTTGGGAATTGACCGGCCACGATATCTCCGAAGATGTCGATCTGGTTCCGGTGATGCCGTTTTACCGCCTCAACTGGCCCGATGGTAGCAATTTTGATTATTCCAATGATGATGAGCAGCTGCGCGCCGAAATCGCAAAGCTCAACCCCGATGATGTCGCGGGCTATGAGCGCTTCCTCAAATATAGCGAGGGCGTGCATGATGAGGGATATCTGAAGCTCGGCACCAAGGCGTTTCTCGACTTCACTTCGATGATCAAGGCGGCTCCCGGGCTGATGAAATTTCAGGCCTGGCGCTCGGTTTATTCCATCGTATCCTCCTATGTGAAGAGCGAGAAGCTGCGCGAGGCGCTGTCCTTTCACACCTTGCTGGTCGGCGGCCATCCGATGCAGACCAGTGCGATCTACACGCTGATCCACAAGCTGGAAAAGGCGGGCGGCGTCTGGTTCGCCAAGGGTGGCACCAACCAGCTCATCGCCGGGATGGTCCGCCATTTTGAGCGCATCGGTGGCACCATGCATCTGTCAACGCCGATCCAGCAGATCACCATAAATGGCGATCGTGCGACCGGCGTGGTGACCGCGGCGTATGGCGAACAGATATTTGATGCGGTGGCGACCAATGCCGATATCATGCACAGCTATCGCGATTTGCTCAGCAACAATCCGCGTGGCAAAAAGGCAGCCAGAGCGCTCTCGCGCAAGAAATTCTCGCCGTCGCTGTTCGTGCTGCATTTTGGCCTGAAAGGCACATGGCCAGGCATCCCGCATCATATGATCCTGTTCGGCCCGCGCTATAAGGGCCTGCTTGATGATATTTATACCAACGGCGTACTGCCCGAGGATTTCTCGCTCTATCTGCACCACCCCACGGTCACCGATCCGGACATGGCACCGGAAGGGCACAGCACCTTCTACGCGCTCGCACCGGTAGCGCATCAGGGCAAATTGCCGATTGACTGGGAGACAGAAGGGCCAAAGCTGGCCGACCGCATTCTCGATGAAATCGGCCGCCGCCTGATCCCCGATATTCATGAGCGGGTGGTCACCAAATTCCATTATACGCCGGCTGATTTTGGCCGCGATCTCAATGCGCATCTGGGCAGTGCTTTCAGCCTGGAACCAGTGCTGACCCAAAGCGCCTTCTTCCGCACCCATAACCGCGATGATGTGATCAACAATCTCTATTTTGTCGGCGCCGGGACGCATCCGGGCGCCGGGATACCCGGGGTTGTCGGCAGCGCCAAGGCAACGGCGGATTTGATGATTGCGGATATGGCCTAA
- the msrA gene encoding peptide-methionine (S)-S-oxide reductase MsrA: MSEQTAILAGGCFWCTEAVFNDVIGVSKVESGYIGGHTENPTYRQVCSGRTGHAEAIRVTFDDEAVGYGDILDIFFATHDPTQLNRQGNDVGTQYRSAIFPLNDAQHSEAEAGKIRAAEGWPAPIVTTIEEATTWYPAEDYHQEYWEGEGQRNPYCIATIPPKLQKLRKSFANRVKSA; the protein is encoded by the coding sequence ATGAGCGAACAGACAGCGATTTTGGCGGGCGGCTGCTTCTGGTGCACCGAGGCGGTATTCAACGACGTCATCGGCGTTAGCAAGGTCGAGAGCGGCTATATTGGTGGCCATACCGAAAATCCGACCTATCGCCAGGTGTGCTCGGGCAGGACCGGTCATGCCGAGGCTATTCGCGTCACCTTTGATGATGAAGCAGTCGGCTATGGCGATATCCTCGACATCTTCTTCGCAACCCATGACCCGACACAGCTCAACCGTCAGGGTAATGATGTCGGCACCCAGTATCGCTCGGCGATCTTTCCGCTCAACGATGCCCAGCATAGTGAGGCCGAGGCTGGGAAAATCCGCGCTGCGGAGGGCTGGCCCGCACCGATTGTCACCACCATCGAAGAAGCCACAACATGGTATCCGGCGGAGGACTATCACCAGGAATATTGGGAGGGTGAGGGACAGCGTAACCCCTATTGTATTGCTACCATCCCCCCCAAGCTGCAGAAATTGCGCAAGAGTTTTGCCAACAGGGTCAAGTCCGCCTGA
- the galU gene encoding UTP--glucose-1-phosphate uridylyltransferase GalU, which produces MKPIRKAVFPVAGMGTRFLPATKAIPKEMLPVVDRPLIQYAVDEAIEAGIEQMIFVTGRGKSAIEDHFDIAFELEKTMSERGKSLDILAPTRLGPGRCAYVRQQEPLGLGHAVWCARDIVGDEPFAVFLPDEFMHGSPGCMKQMVDAYATTGGNLISVLEVPRERVSSYGVIAPGAQNGNLTEVTGLVEKPKVEEAPSNLILSGRYILQPEVMRTLEHQEAGAGGEIQLTDAMAQMIGDQAFNAVTFDGRRYDCGSKVGYIEANLALALQRDDMADQVRAIIREMV; this is translated from the coding sequence ATGAAACCAATTCGCAAGGCGGTGTTTCCCGTCGCCGGCATGGGCACACGTTTCCTGCCCGCCACCAAGGCGATTCCGAAGGAGATGCTGCCGGTGGTCGATCGCCCGCTGATCCAGTATGCGGTGGACGAAGCTATCGAGGCGGGGATCGAACAGATGATCTTCGTCACCGGTCGCGGCAAGAGCGCCATCGAGGACCATTTCGATATCGCCTTCGAGCTGGAAAAGACGATGAGCGAGCGCGGCAAGTCACTCGATATATTGGCGCCGACCCGGCTTGGCCCCGGTCGTTGCGCCTATGTCCGCCAGCAGGAACCGCTCGGCCTTGGTCATGCGGTGTGGTGCGCCCGGGATATTGTCGGCGATGAGCCCTTTGCCGTGTTCCTGCCTGATGAATTCATGCACGGCTCGCCCGGCTGTATGAAGCAGATGGTCGATGCCTATGCCACCACCGGCGGCAATCTGATCAGCGTGCTCGAAGTGCCGCGCGAGCGGGTGTCCAGCTATGGCGTGATCGCGCCGGGGGCGCAGAACGGCAACCTCACCGAAGTTACCGGACTGGTGGAGAAACCGAAAGTTGAAGAAGCGCCGTCAAACCTGATTCTGTCGGGCCGCTATATTCTTCAGCCAGAGGTGATGCGGACGCTGGAGCATCAGGAAGCCGGTGCCGGCGGCGAGATTCAGCTCACCGATGCCATGGCGCAGATGATCGGCGACCAAGCGTTCAATGCCGTCACCTTTGACGGTCGCCGCTATGACTGCGGCTCGAAAGTCGGCTATATAGAGGCCAATCTGGCACTGGCGCTTCAGCGTGACGACATGGCCGACCAGGTCCGTGCCATTATAAGGGAGATGGTCTGA
- a CDS encoding efflux RND transporter periplasmic adaptor subunit has translation MRSFSIFGQIRKTGHIAIVPLLLPMLLLAGCGGEQDDDAAQAIEPPEVTTTTVQPAETTRTLEAAGTVRYLAETALGFTTPGKIASIRYVAGENVRRGELLASLDTTTVSADLASARAELERAEAEFGRIEKLFKQGWVTRARLDQAEAAAKAARAQVSSAGFARETSQIIAPSSGVILARNAEPGQIVQPGTAVLILGEASRGLVFEVPVVDSDIAGLSIGMPAKIRLAALGGEEIDAQIRDIDGRADPLSGTFTVSFALPENPDLRSGQIGTAFVRMPKGDGDDQVTIPSEALFDVRADEGFVYVLAEVKEEGKPVRYRAVSRNVVIGALLDDRMTIRDGLTPGERIIVTGHQDVHADDIVAIASQPAPSKTAQKASGATP, from the coding sequence GTGCGGTCATTTTCCATATTCGGACAGATCAGAAAAACAGGGCATATAGCCATTGTACCGTTACTGCTGCCGATGCTGTTGCTCGCCGGTTGCGGTGGCGAGCAGGACGATGATGCGGCACAGGCTATCGAGCCGCCCGAAGTGACCACCACCACGGTGCAGCCGGCTGAAACCACCCGTACGCTCGAAGCGGCGGGGACGGTGCGCTATCTCGCCGAGACCGCGCTAGGCTTCACCACTCCGGGGAAAATTGCCAGCATCCGCTATGTCGCCGGTGAAAACGTGCGGCGCGGCGAATTGCTGGCATCGCTCGATACCACCACTGTGTCTGCTGACCTTGCCAGCGCCCGGGCCGAGCTGGAGCGCGCCGAAGCCGAATTTGGGCGTATCGAAAAACTGTTCAAACAGGGCTGGGTGACAAGAGCCCGGCTCGATCAGGCCGAAGCCGCCGCCAAGGCGGCCCGGGCGCAGGTGAGCAGCGCCGGTTTTGCACGCGAGACATCGCAGATCATCGCGCCGTCCAGCGGTGTTATCCTGGCGCGCAATGCCGAGCCGGGCCAGATCGTCCAGCCGGGGACGGCGGTGCTGATCCTCGGGGAGGCATCACGCGGCCTGGTGTTCGAGGTTCCTGTGGTCGACAGCGACATTGCCGGACTCAGCATCGGCATGCCGGCAAAAATCCGGCTGGCGGCGCTGGGTGGTGAAGAAATCGATGCCCAGATACGCGATATTGACGGTCGCGCCGATCCGCTTTCGGGCACTTTCACCGTATCTTTCGCGCTGCCCGAAAATCCCGATCTCCGCTCGGGGCAGATCGGCACCGCCTTTGTCCGTATGCCCAAAGGCGATGGCGACGACCAGGTGACCATCCCGTCCGAAGCGCTGTTCGATGTCCGCGCCGATGAAGGGTTTGTCTATGTCCTTGCCGAGGTCAAGGAAGAGGGCAAGCCGGTGCGCTACAGGGCGGTATCACGCAATGTCGTTATTGGCGCGCTGCTCGATGACCGCATGACCATCCGCGATGGACTGACACCCGGCGAGCGCATTATCGTCACCGGGCATCAGGATGTGCATGCCGATGATATCGTCGCCATAGCGTCGCAGCCTGCTCCGTCCAAAACCGCGCAAAAGGCATCCGGAGCGACGCCATGA
- the aqpZ gene encoding aquaporin Z: MTQRAFAELLGTFWLVFGGCGSAVLSAAFPEVGIGLLGVSLAFGLTVLTMAYAIGHISGCHLNPAVTLGLVAGGRFPMKDAPIYIIAQVAGAIIAAAALYAIASGAGEVSGLASNGYGDHSPGGFNMMAGLIAEIILTAFFLIIIMGATDGRAPAGFAPIAIGLGLTLIHLISIPVTNTSVNPARSTGPALIEGGVALQQLWLFWVAPIIGGVLGALAYRVIGGEDDKPDVTD, translated from the coding sequence ATGACACAAAGGGCATTTGCAGAATTATTGGGGACATTCTGGCTGGTATTCGGCGGCTGCGGCAGCGCGGTGCTGTCCGCCGCCTTTCCCGAGGTCGGTATCGGCCTGCTCGGCGTGTCGCTGGCTTTTGGCCTGACAGTGCTCACCATGGCCTATGCCATCGGTCATATTTCGGGCTGCCATCTCAACCCGGCCGTGACGCTCGGTCTGGTCGCGGGCGGACGCTTCCCGATGAAGGACGCACCGATCTATATCATCGCCCAGGTGGCGGGCGCGATTATCGCCGCCGCTGCCCTTTACGCCATTGCCTCGGGGGCAGGTGAGGTCAGCGGCCTCGCTTCCAATGGCTATGGTGACCATTCCCCGGGCGGTTTCAACATGATGGCGGGCCTGATTGCCGAGATTATCCTGACCGCCTTTTTCCTGATCATCATCATGGGTGCCACTGATGGCCGGGCTCCGGCGGGCTTTGCGCCAATTGCCATCGGCCTGGGACTGACGCTGATCCACCTGATCAGCATCCCGGTGACCAACACCTCGGTCAACCCGGCGCGCAGCACCGGCCCGGCGCTGATCGAGGGCGGCGTCGCGCTGCAACAGCTATGGCTGTTCTGGGTCGCGCCGATTATCGGCGGCGTGCTCGGTGCCTTGGCCTATCGCGTCATCGGCGGTGAAGACGATAAGCCGGATGTGACCGACTAA
- a CDS encoding efflux RND transporter permease subunit: MSPAAFTIGRWQLSLVLFLLLAALGVSSLLSISRSVDPHFPIPVVIVVAAQPGADAADLEETIAKPIEEVLQGLDDIDEIASTSYDGQAVVRAEFDWGGDADQYFDDVVREVSAIRDQLPEGLVSLEYNKVRTTESAVLQLALVSETASWRRMEKYAEDIRDALVRYPGVRAVNLDGLAAPEVEVAIRPGRLAELSITPTAVADALRAGGAELPPGAVQSGERRFNVEAGGAFRDLDTIRELPVRAGNGTVVTIDDIADVSWGNSEQLYRARYNGQRSVFITATQKDGVDVIRLREQIIAELDQQKQLLPGDIRIDQIFDQSRDIEKRLSELTRDFTIAVTLVIFTLLPLGWRASVIVMISIPLSLASGLLAIDFSGFNLSQLTIAGFIVALGLLVDDSIVVTENIARHLRMGKRRSIAAVDATREITPAVLGSTGVLIFAFAPLLFLPEGAGEFTRSFIFAIIYTVAASLVVSLTIIPFLASRLLSRHEDPDGNAVLQWLNRQIEHFYNPLLHRALDNPRRTFWGAMLVCVSAFGLIPVIGFSLFPYADTSYFLVTIEAEQGSSLDRTDRIMKQVDAILAKEESVTARAENVGADNPQVFYNVFSNRQRTNYGETLVVLDEWDPNSSPDVIARIREQFDAIPGARINVDLFQNGAPIAAPIEIRIIGDELETLRRYAGEIEQILRETPGARDVINPVSTNRIDLNLGLDERKAALLNIPVGEPRRALRLALSGEQAAIFRDNEGDSYPVTVRLPLDNNQPVSALDAVYVATRTGDPVPLRQIASPRLESVPPQITRYQQERNVNITANVEPGALVSRVTDDALRRIESEIELPQGYRISVGGEAEAIGNTFSGFGPIIVIALFGIFAVLVAEFGRFRETIVVAGVIPLGTFGGLIALLITGNSLSYMAIIGFVALVGIEIKNSILLVDFTAQLRADGMKLREAIERAGEVRFLPVLLTSVTAVGGLSPLAIAGGSLYGPLAWVIIGGLISSTVLSRIITPVMYLLIARNEPGQGGDTKTPAPAKPAPTKA, from the coding sequence ATGAGTCCTGCCGCCTTTACCATCGGCCGCTGGCAATTGTCGCTGGTGCTGTTCTTGCTGCTGGCGGCGCTGGGTGTCAGCTCGCTGCTCAGCATATCGCGCTCGGTTGACCCGCACTTCCCAATTCCCGTGGTCATTGTCGTCGCGGCCCAGCCGGGTGCCGATGCTGCCGATCTGGAAGAGACTATTGCCAAGCCGATTGAGGAGGTGCTGCAGGGGCTGGACGATATCGATGAGATCGCCTCGACCAGCTATGACGGTCAGGCGGTGGTGCGCGCGGAATTCGACTGGGGCGGCGATGCCGACCAGTATTTCGACGATGTCGTGCGCGAGGTGAGCGCGATCCGCGATCAGCTGCCCGAGGGGCTGGTCAGCCTCGAATATAACAAGGTTCGCACCACCGAATCCGCAGTGCTGCAACTGGCGCTGGTCAGCGAAACCGCAAGCTGGCGGCGGATGGAGAAATATGCCGAGGATATCCGCGATGCGCTGGTGCGCTATCCCGGTGTGCGCGCGGTCAATCTCGACGGACTTGCTGCGCCCGAGGTTGAGGTGGCGATCCGCCCTGGCAGGCTGGCCGAGCTGAGCATCACCCCGACCGCTGTTGCCGACGCGCTGCGCGCCGGCGGTGCCGAACTCCCGCCCGGAGCGGTGCAGAGCGGCGAGCGCCGCTTCAATGTCGAGGCGGGGGGTGCGTTTCGCGATCTCGACACTATCCGCGAGCTGCCGGTGCGCGCCGGCAATGGCACGGTGGTGACCATTGACGACATTGCCGATGTCAGCTGGGGCAATAGCGAACAGCTTTATCGCGCCCGCTATAACGGCCAGCGCAGCGTCTTCATCACCGCGACCCAGAAGGACGGCGTTGATGTCATCCGGTTGCGCGAACAGATTATCGCCGAGCTCGATCAGCAGAAGCAACTGCTTCCCGGCGACATACGGATCGACCAGATTTTCGACCAGAGCCGTGATATTGAAAAACGCCTCAGCGAACTGACGCGAGACTTTACCATCGCGGTGACGCTGGTGATCTTCACGCTTCTGCCCCTGGGCTGGCGCGCCTCGGTGATCGTGATGATCTCCATCCCGCTGTCTTTGGCCTCGGGGCTGCTGGCGATCGACTTTTCCGGCTTCAATCTCAGTCAGCTTACCATTGCCGGGTTCATCGTCGCGCTCGGTCTGCTGGTCGATGATTCCATCGTGGTGACCGAAAATATCGCCCGGCACCTGCGCATGGGCAAGCGACGAAGTATCGCCGCAGTCGATGCCACCCGCGAGATTACTCCTGCCGTGCTCGGTTCGACCGGGGTGCTGATCTTCGCTTTTGCCCCGCTGCTGTTCCTGCCCGAGGGCGCGGGCGAATTTACCCGTTCGTTCATCTTCGCCATCATCTACACCGTGGCGGCCTCGCTGGTGGTGTCGCTGACCATCATCCCGTTCCTCGCCAGCCGATTGCTGTCGCGCCATGAAGATCCGGATGGCAATGCGGTGCTGCAATGGCTCAATCGCCAGATCGAGCATTTCTACAACCCGTTGCTGCACCGCGCGCTCGACAATCCGCGCCGTACCTTCTGGGGGGCGATGCTGGTCTGTGTATCGGCTTTCGGGTTGATCCCGGTTATCGGTTTCAGTCTGTTCCCCTATGCCGATACCAGCTATTTCCTGGTCACTATCGAAGCCGAACAGGGCAGCAGTCTGGACCGCACCGACCGCATCATGAAACAGGTCGATGCGATATTGGCGAAAGAGGAATCGGTGACCGCGCGGGCGGAAAATGTCGGTGCCGACAATCCGCAGGTATTCTACAATGTCTTCTCCAACCGCCAGCGCACCAATTATGGCGAGACACTGGTGGTACTCGACGAATGGGACCCCAATAGCAGCCCCGATGTGATCGCGCGTATCCGTGAGCAATTTGATGCCATTCCCGGTGCGCGCATCAATGTCGATCTGTTCCAGAACGGCGCGCCGATCGCCGCGCCAATCGAAATCCGCATCATCGGTGACGAGCTGGAAACGCTGCGGCGCTACGCCGGCGAGATTGAGCAGATTTTGCGCGAGACGCCGGGCGCGCGCGATGTCATCAACCCGGTCAGCACCAACCGCATCGATCTCAATCTCGGTCTCGATGAGCGCAAGGCCGCATTGCTCAACATTCCTGTTGGCGAGCCGCGCCGCGCGCTGCGGCTGGCACTGAGCGGCGAACAGGCGGCTATATTCCGCGACAATGAGGGCGACAGCTATCCGGTGACGGTGCGGCTACCGCTCGACAATAACCAGCCGGTTTCTGCGCTCGATGCGGTTTATGTCGCCACCCGTACCGGCGATCCGGTGCCGTTGCGGCAGATCGCCTCGCCCAGGCTGGAGAGCGTGCCGCCGCAGATCACCCGTTATCAGCAGGAGCGCAACGTCAACATCACGGCCAATGTCGAACCGGGCGCACTGGTATCGCGAGTCACCGACGACGCGCTGCGGCGCATCGAATCCGAAATCGAACTGCCTCAGGGCTATCGCATCTCGGTCGGCGGCGAGGCGGAAGCGATCGGCAACACCTTTTCCGGCTTTGGCCCGATCATCGTCATCGCCCTGTTCGGCATATTCGCGGTGCTGGTCGCCGAATTTGGCCGCTTCCGTGAAACCATCGTGGTTGCCGGGGTGATCCCGCTGGGCACCTTTGGCGGCCTGATCGCGCTGCTGATAACCGGCAATTCGCTGTCCTACATGGCAATTATCGGCTTTGTCGCGCTGGTCGGCATCGAGATCAAGAACTCGATCCTGCTGGTCGATTTCACTGCCCAGCTGCGCGCCGACGGCATGAAGCTGCGCGAGGCGATCGAGCGTGCCGGTGAGGTGCGTTTCCTGCCGGTGCTGCTGACATCGGTGACCGCTGTCGGTGGCCTCAGCCCGCTCGCCATTGCCGGCGGGTCGCTCTACGGGCCGCTGGCCTGGGTGATTATCGGCGGGCTGATTTCCTCCACCGTGCTGTCGCGGATCATCACCCCGGTGATGTATTTGCTGATCGCCCGCAACGAACCGGGCCAGGGCGGCGATACGAAAACACCGGCTCCGGCCAAACCCGCGCCGACAAAGGCTTGA